A window of Candidatus Woesearchaeota archaeon genomic DNA:
TCTGCATTATATTCTGTTCTTATTGCAAGTACTGCGATTTTCAAATTCATAGTTCCAACTTTGATGTCACAGCTCATCACTCGGTGGAGTATCGCTAAGACTTGAAAACGCGCAGTTGAATGCAGTTTCTTGCCCGAGTGCTCAAAGGAGTTCTCGCACTCAAGTAGTGGTAAAAGAATCTTTAAATAAAGGAACTCTTCAAAGAGAACTATTGGATCTGTGATGAATGACACAAACAGATTTACCTTATTATAGGAGGTGACCACTATTTGCGGAATTGTCGTAACACATCGTTTGCATGATACCTATGCCCTTGCTCGTGACCTTGTCCACCGAGGACGAGAAGTAACAGGCCTCTTTGCAATGGGTCCTGAAAGCATAGATATGATCAAATGGTTAGGAACACCTTCCTCGTTTAGTGTTGAAACACTTCACCAACTCTTTCCACCCACAAAATACCACACTTTTGGAATGCACGTTCGTTACGCTACGCGAGGTCAGAGTAGCAACCTTCTCGAGGACGGACATCCTCACGCAGTCGGAGGGCGCGTCATACACAGAGGGGATCATTTGCTACGTTATGATTGCGATGCGGTGATTATTCATAATGGCCAAGTTGAACGTGATGAACTGGTAAAAAAACTAGACGATACTACTCTTGAAACACTTGTGGATTCAGAAGCCTTGCTTCACCGCTACCTTGATATTGGTGTACGCGGTCTTTTGCGAAAAGTTCCCGGCTCCTATGTTTGTGCAATTGCAGACAAGAGACACCGTGACGTTGTGGTCTTGCGTGATCGACACGGCGTTATGCCGGGTGTTCTTGGTATTAAAGATGGTAAAACAGGTGTTGCTTCAGAAGACATCGCATTTAGAAAGAATGGTGGAGAAATCATAGAAACACTCACACCTGGAAGCGCATATTACCTGCACCCTGATGGATCCCACTCCAAAGAAGTAGTTGTAGAACCCGTTCCAAAACGTTGTTTTTTTCAGTACAATTACATTGCCCACATTGACTCCCACCTTGATGAACTCTCCGTAAGAAGAGTGCGAACGCGTTACGCTCAGCTTCTTGCGAAGATCCTCCCACAAGATCTTGATTTTATCACCTATGTTCCTTCTTGCCCTTATCCTGCAGCTATGGCCTGCGCATCTTTGATGAATGTTCCTTTCATTGAAGTGTTTTACAAAAAGAAAAAAGAGAGGTCATTTCAAGAATCAACACAAAAAGGACGTGAACAGTCTATTAACGGTAACCTTCATCTCGATCCACGCGTGCTTGACACAATCAGAGGAAAGAGGATAGGTGTTATTGAAGATAGTACGATTAGAGGAACAGTTGCAAGACGCGTTGCCTACTTACTCAAAGAAGAAGCGAAGGTCTCTCAGGTAACCCTTGCAAACTACACCCCCATGATTGGACGAATTGTTAATGGTAAACAAGCACATTGCAGGGAAGGTGTTGATATTGCGGAGACTGATTCCTTTCTTGCCCGTGAGGGAGATGCCAAACTCATTTCCGATAAGCTTGGCATTAACGTCGTCTTTCCCTCTCAAGAAGAGATGTTTGATATTCTAGAATCTCTTGGTGAGCCTCGTACAAGTTTTTGCACGCGTTGTCTTGACGCGAACCCTCCTTTTACCTGGGGTTAAAAGGTACTATTAAAAACCCCTAAACACTTCTTAGGGTATGGATAAAGCCAAATTAAAGTTCATTTTGCTCATTACCTTTTTCACAATGTTCGTCATTCTCTTTACCTTCACAGGATTAAAAGAGTATGTTAATCCTTTTGCCCTTAGGGATATTGTTATGCGCTTTGGTCTTCTCGCACCACTTATCTACATTCTGCTCTACGCCGTTGGAACGATGCTTGCACTTCCAGGAAGCATTCTCACCATTGCAGGAGGTCTCGCATTTGGAGCTTTTTTGGGAGCGATTTGCACCATTATTGGAGCAACTCTTGGCGCAACAGGATCTTTCTTTCTTGCAAGACGATTCGGACGAGACTTCGTGGAAAGATATGAACGATCACAATCTCAATTAGTACGCAGAATTGATAACGGCATTAGTACGAGCGGGCTTCAGACAATCCTCGCACTTCGCCTCATCCCTGTTGTTCCCTTCAATGTGCTTAATTATGTTTCTGGTCTTACTAAAATACACACCTTTGATTATGTGCTAGGGACTTTTATTGGCATTATTCCAGGAACCTTTGCCTACAGCTTTTTTGGAGCAAATCTCCTAGATCTTCTAAGTTGGAGAGGACTTCTTGCACTACTCTTACTTGCAGCACTTAGTTTTCTTCCAAAGATTTTGAGAAAAAAAAACAAGCTTTTAAGAGGTTGAAAAAGTAGCATTAAGAAACATCCGCAATGCATCAACGGTGTGTTGCCTCGTTTTACCACCCCCATCATGAAGAAGAACAATATCGCCTTCTCTGACCTTTGTTAATTCATCAAACACATCTTGAGCAGTTAGATGAGCATAATCTTTAGTGTCTTTGCTCCAATGCCACACTTCCAAGTTGGGTGGAAGAAAAGGGCTGGGAACACCCCAAGGCGCGCGGTAAAGAGTGGGTCGCTCACCAGTTATGTTTGCAATCACTTGCACAGTTTTATCAATGTCTTCTTGTACTTTTTTGGGAGAATCAAACAGCGTAAAGTGATGATCCCAGGAATGCAGTCCAATAAGATACCCCTCCTCATGAATGCGTTTAATCATCTGCGGATGTTCTGCTGCGCGTTCACCCACAACAAAAAAAACTACGGTAATGTTATTTTCTTTGAGACTGGTATTGTATTCTTTAAGAAGGTCTAGAATCATCGGAGTAAAAGAAGAAGGCCCATCATCAAAAGTAAGTGCGAAACCCGAAGAAACTCGGAATTGTTGATGAATAATAAAAAAGAAACAATAAAACAAGACAACCATTAGACAAATTGCTAAGAAAGCCCTCAAGTATCTCATTGCCTGATAATTTCGTAAAACGTCTCGAAGATGGGAGCGTTGTTAGATACAGAGATGAACTTTGCTGCGTGATCGTCACACACTTTCTTAAGCGCGTCAATG
This region includes:
- a CDS encoding TVP38/TMEM64 family protein gives rise to the protein MDKAKLKFILLITFFTMFVILFTFTGLKEYVNPFALRDIVMRFGLLAPLIYILLYAVGTMLALPGSILTIAGGLAFGAFLGAICTIIGATLGATGSFFLARRFGRDFVERYERSQSQLVRRIDNGISTSGLQTILALRLIPVVPFNVLNYVSGLTKIHTFDYVLGTFIGIIPGTFAYSFFGANLLDLLSWRGLLALLLLAALSFLPKILRKKNKLLRG
- a CDS encoding polysaccharide deacetylase family protein encodes the protein MRYLRAFLAICLMVVLFYCFFFIIHQQFRVSSGFALTFDDGPSSFTPMILDLLKEYNTSLKENNITVVFFVVGERAAEHPQMIKRIHEEGYLIGLHSWDHHFTLFDSPKKVQEDIDKTVQVIANITGERPTLYRAPWGVPSPFLPPNLEVWHWSKDTKDYAHLTAQDVFDELTKVREGDIVLLHDGGGKTRQHTVDALRMFLNATFSTS